The window GTCCACGCTGAAGACCCCGCCCGCATCGAAAAGGTGGAAGGCATGCGCCGCAAAGAGATCCCTGTTATGTTGACGACCACTATTTTAGAACGAGGGGTTACGTTTCCGAATCTTGATGTAGCTGTAATAGGAGCAGAAGAGATGATTTTTAATGAAAGCAGAAGAGATGATTTTTAATGAAAGCGCACTTGTGCAAATTTCCGGCCGGGTGGGTCGGAGCGCCGATTATCCCGATGGGGAAATCATGTTTTTTCATTACGGGCTTACGAGAGAGATCATCAAAGCTATCCGACATATTGAACGGATGAACCTGGAAGCGAAGAAAAGGGGGTTGATTGATTGAACTGTCTATATTGCGGGAAAGAACAATCTTCTCGATATTCTTGGCTGACGGTGTTCCGATTAAAAGAAGAACCTGCGCTTTGCTTAGATTGCCAAGAACGATTTCAGCGAATCAGTGGGGATTGCTGCTCTATTTGCGGGCGGCCGCTTTCAGAATGGCCTGCTGAATGGCCCCGCTCGCATTGCTGCTTGGATTGCGTTCGCTGGGAGGAAGATGAGAACTGGCGGAGCGTTTTAACAAAAAATGTATCGCTGTTTTATTATAATAAAGGTATGAAAGAGTGGCTGGCTCGTTTTAAATATCGGGGGGATTATCATTTAGCGCGCTGTTTTGCTTCAGAAATACGGAATGAGATCCGGCGGATGGCTCCCGACAAGATCGTTCCCATTCCTTTGAGTGAGGAACGTCTGCAGGAGCGGGGGTTTAACCAAGCAAAAGCACTTGTTGAAGAAGCAGGATTTCATGCGGAAGAGCTATTAGGCCGCTTCCATACGGAAAAACAATCGAAAAAGTCACGGATTGAAAGAATTCATTTGCCGGAAGTATTTTATATGATACACCCGGCATCACTTGCCAACGAGACGGTTTTACTCGTGGACGATATTTATACGACCGGCTCTACTTTACGCCATGCGGCCAAAGTGCTGAAAAAACATGGTGCACAAACTGTGCTCGCCTTGACATTGGCAAGAGGATAGGTCCGAATGGACGATAGAAAAATCATTTTGACGGCAAAAAATCTTCATGAGCGGAAATGAAAGACGATATTAAGAAAAAGGAGATTTAACGGGAGGAAAGAAATAATGGGAGAGATTTCAAACTGCCCCCGCTGCGGGTCGCTGTTTATGAAAACAAGTTTTCGCGACGTTTGTGAAAATTGCTATAAAGAAGAGGAAAATCTTTATGACAAAGTATATAAATTTCTGAGAAAAAGAGAAAATCGGGCTGCCACCATCACGAGGGTAGTGGAAGCGACGGGAGTGGACGAAGAATTGATTTATAAATGGGTGAGGAAGGGAAGGCTGCAGCCGGCTGTTTTTCCGAACATGGGATATCCGTGCGACAATTGCGGGAAAATTATTACAAAAGGAAAATTATGTTCCGATTGTGCCGATCAATTGCGCCACGATTTAGAGACGTTTGAAAAAGAACAGGAAAGAAAAAAGGAAAGAAATATTACGTACTACTCTTTGAAGGACGATACGAAATAACGGGTATGGAAAACATTCAAGGGTCTGTTTAGAGGGCGGAAAAGAAAAGGATCCTTTGGATAAAAAGATAATGGAAAAAAGGAAAAAGGAACTATGAACGGTTGCTAAACTTTTTCATAATCAAACCGATATAATGAACATAGGAACAACGGAAAAGAAAAGAGGGATATGGGATGAAGATCCAACCTATCGGCTTATCCGGCGTGAATCTTTATAAAAAGGCTATGAGCAAGTTTGATGAGTCCAAGCAACCGGAACATACCCAGAAGGATAAAGTCGAAATTTCCGCTGCAGCTAAAGAAATGCAGGAAGCCTCCCAGCTGACAGCAGATCGGCAAAAAAAAGTAAATG of the Bacillus smithii genome contains:
- a CDS encoding ComF family protein, whose amino-acid sequence is MNCLYCGKEQSSRYSWLTVFRLKEEPALCLDCQERFQRISGDCCSICGRPLSEWPAEWPRSHCCLDCVRWEEDENWRSVLTKNVSLFYYNKGMKEWLARFKYRGDYHLARCFASEIRNEIRRMAPDKIVPIPLSEERLQERGFNQAKALVEEAGFHAEELLGRFHTEKQSKKSRIERIHLPEVFYMIHPASLANETVLLVDDIYTTGSTLRHAAKVLKKHGAQTVLALTLARG
- a CDS encoding TIGR03826 family flagellar region protein is translated as MGEISNCPRCGSLFMKTSFRDVCENCYKEEENLYDKVYKFLRKRENRAATITRVVEATGVDEELIYKWVRKGRLQPAVFPNMGYPCDNCGKIITKGKLCSDCADQLRHDLETFEKEQERKKERNITYYSLKDDTK
- the flgM gene encoding flagellar biosynthesis anti-sigma factor FlgM is translated as MKIQPIGLSGVNLYKKAMSKFDESKQPEHTQKDKVEISAAAKEMQEASQLTADRQKKVNELKQKIESGEYKPHPEEIAKGILRFYRR